From Synechococcus sp. UW69, the proteins below share one genomic window:
- a CDS encoding DUF3493 domain-containing protein, with product MSDNQRSKSSLDPALRERLLKESQTPWRGLRRLLWFALFASAGLGLFTMAFRASAGDSVELADFGIQGGALLLFTGLLWFDRDRSGSSGD from the coding sequence TTGTCCGACAATCAGCGCTCAAAATCCAGCCTGGATCCCGCTTTGCGGGAGCGATTGCTCAAAGAGTCACAGACTCCCTGGCGGGGGCTCCGACGACTGCTCTGGTTCGCTCTCTTTGCCTCCGCTGGGCTCGGCCTGTTCACGATGGCCTTCCGTGCTTCCGCTGGCGACAGTGTCGAATTGGCTGATTTCGGGATCCAAGGCGGTGCCCTCCTCCTCTTCACCGGGCTGCTCTGGTTCGACCGGGACAGGAGCGGCAGCAGTGGTGACTGA
- a CDS encoding bestrophin family ion channel, which produces MLPSRGVVFETGSYGDPAATNQRDYWRVAFQLVKRAKFDLGMLVLMSAVLIPLDIHLKDWLLSTKAVAVLGIAMSIFIGFRNTQAISRWWEARTLWGSVVNKSRCWADGLRGLLSKQQWQSARTQHLVQLQVAIAWQLNFELRNFWHPDLQLMRQQLLHQLALPVNSTVRSLSAQRAMAIQQLAEEQWISERGRIHLLEISDAMTDAVGGLERIRNTPIPPPYDLFVRVINWVFGTQLLLSFESQGSPITGILLFFGFLIAERIGAYVEGPFDQDGSSFSMPLNTICVGISEDLMPSELDYGRYRPSRNPVFWN; this is translated from the coding sequence ATGCTTCCCTCAAGAGGCGTGGTCTTCGAAACAGGCAGCTACGGGGACCCGGCCGCTACCAACCAACGCGACTACTGGCGGGTGGCGTTCCAACTCGTGAAACGGGCGAAATTCGATCTGGGGATGCTGGTGCTGATGAGTGCTGTGCTGATCCCGCTCGACATTCACCTCAAAGATTGGTTGCTGAGCACGAAGGCCGTGGCTGTTCTCGGCATCGCCATGTCGATCTTCATCGGTTTCCGCAACACCCAAGCCATCAGCCGTTGGTGGGAGGCGCGAACACTGTGGGGATCCGTTGTGAACAAAAGCCGCTGTTGGGCCGACGGCCTACGCGGATTGCTAAGTAAGCAGCAATGGCAAAGTGCACGAACACAGCACTTGGTGCAGCTTCAGGTCGCCATTGCCTGGCAACTGAACTTTGAATTGCGCAACTTCTGGCACCCTGATCTCCAGTTGATGCGCCAACAGCTGCTGCATCAGCTCGCTCTCCCCGTCAACAGCACAGTTCGGAGCCTGTCGGCTCAACGGGCGATGGCCATTCAGCAGCTGGCTGAGGAGCAGTGGATTAGCGAGCGGGGTCGCATTCATTTGCTGGAGATCAGTGATGCCATGACCGATGCCGTTGGTGGTCTCGAACGGATCCGCAACACCCCGATTCCACCGCCTTACGACCTCTTCGTTCGTGTGATCAATTGGGTGTTCGGAACGCAGCTGCTGCTCTCATTCGAAAGCCAAGGTTCACCGATTACCGGAATCCTGCTCTTTTTCGGCTTCTTGATTGCTGAGCGGATTGGCGCCTACGTGGAAGGGCCTTTTGATCAAGATGGCAGCAGCTTTTCGATGCCGCTGAATACGATCTGTGTGGGAATCAGTGAAGACTTGATGCCTAGTGAACTCGACTACGGCAGGTATCGTCCCAGCCGGAATCCTGTGTTTTGGAACTGA
- a CDS encoding succinate dehydrogenase cytochrome b subunit encodes MQAPNPMRIGSALSGLLLVLFLVVHLAGLLPALIAPVQFKNYATALHHQPWLPVLEAGLAATAAVHLSFTIVKTLRNRGAGNTAALRSRRGRPLAALASRSKVAAGIITLGFLTLHLQQLRWPRPADGLEREALLQVLQQPISLIVYAAGSLAIGLHLLHGAEAAHRNLGLLTPVNGPSIRWGGRLLASVIGGGFLLISLGLALGGLA; translated from the coding sequence ATGCAGGCCCCCAACCCGATGCGTATCGGATCAGCCCTGAGTGGGTTGCTGCTGGTGCTGTTTCTGGTCGTGCATCTGGCCGGTTTGTTGCCAGCGCTGATCGCACCGGTGCAGTTCAAGAACTACGCCACGGCCCTGCATCACCAGCCATGGCTGCCGGTGTTGGAGGCCGGCCTGGCCGCCACCGCAGCCGTGCATCTGAGCTTCACCATCGTCAAAACGCTGCGAAATCGAGGTGCTGGAAATACAGCTGCGCTGCGCAGCCGTCGTGGTCGACCGCTCGCGGCTCTCGCCAGCCGCAGCAAAGTCGCTGCAGGAATCATCACGCTGGGATTCCTAACCCTGCACCTGCAGCAATTGCGTTGGCCCCGTCCTGCAGACGGATTGGAGAGAGAGGCATTGCTGCAGGTGCTGCAGCAACCGATCAGCCTGATTGTTTATGCCGCCGGAAGCCTGGCCATCGGGCTGCACCTTCTGCACGGTGCTGAGGCAGCACATCGCAACCTGGGGCTGCTGACCCCGGTTAATGGCCCCAGCATCCGCTGGGGGGGGCGCCTGCTGGCGTCTGTCATCGGAGGAGGCTTCCTGCTGATCAGCCTGGGACTGGCCCTCGGAGGATTGGCATGA
- a CDS encoding fumarate reductase/succinate dehydrogenase flavoprotein subunit, producing the protein MSSGWPDPRIPSGPLADAWRRTREGLPLISPLRKGQLDVLVVGTGLAGASAAATLAQQGYRVTVLSFHDSPRRAHSVAAQGGINAARSVAVDGDSVSRLFADTLKGGDFRARESGCQRLAEISSGIIDQCVAQGVPFAREYGGSLATRSFGGALVSRTFYARGQTGQQLLYGAYQALMRQVELGRVQLLTRRDVLELITVDGVARGVVARHLLSGELEVHTARTVLLCTGGYSNVYFLSTNALKSNTSAIWRAHCKGALFANPCFTQIHPTCIPSGDVFQSKLTLMSESLRNDGRVWLPKNPDETRSPDAIPEEERDYFLERLYPTYGNMTPRDVASRRARELCNAGRGVGPGGRSVYLDLTDAIKAEGRGAIAARYGNLMTMYERISGDDPYSKPMRIYPAPHYTMGGLWVDYHLMSSVPGLFVLGEANYSEHGANRLGASALMQGLADGYFIAPSTVTAWLASTPAEDLSTDHPACREALESTHTRISQLLNNKGNTPVDSFHRELGSVMIDRCGISRHANGLQEGLQQVRSLEQRFDTEVRVPGDASGPNAELEKALRVKDFFGLAQLMLRDALAREESCGAHFREEHQSEDGEARRDDANFAHIAAWEHNTDGEPIRHSEPLQFTTLQPSTRSYK; encoded by the coding sequence ATGAGCAGTGGTTGGCCTGACCCCAGGATTCCCTCCGGTCCCCTCGCCGATGCCTGGCGAAGGACCCGGGAGGGACTGCCGCTGATCAGCCCCTTACGCAAAGGGCAGCTGGATGTACTCGTGGTGGGGACCGGCCTGGCAGGCGCTTCAGCGGCGGCAACCCTGGCGCAGCAGGGCTACCGGGTCACGGTGCTCAGCTTTCACGACAGCCCGCGACGTGCCCATTCGGTGGCGGCCCAGGGGGGCATCAATGCCGCACGTTCTGTAGCGGTGGATGGCGACAGCGTCAGCCGCCTGTTCGCTGACACCCTCAAGGGAGGCGACTTCCGCGCCCGCGAATCAGGCTGCCAGCGACTGGCGGAAATCAGCAGCGGCATCATCGATCAATGCGTCGCCCAGGGGGTGCCGTTCGCTCGCGAATACGGCGGCAGCCTGGCCACCCGCAGTTTTGGCGGAGCGCTGGTGAGCCGCACCTTCTATGCCCGGGGGCAGACCGGCCAGCAATTGCTCTATGGCGCCTACCAGGCCTTGATGCGCCAGGTGGAGCTGGGCCGCGTTCAACTGCTCACCCGCCGGGACGTGCTGGAGCTGATCACCGTGGATGGGGTCGCACGCGGTGTGGTGGCGCGCCATCTGCTGAGCGGTGAGCTGGAGGTGCACACCGCCCGCACTGTCCTGCTCTGCACCGGTGGCTACAGCAACGTCTACTTCCTCTCCACCAATGCGCTCAAGTCCAACACCAGTGCGATCTGGCGAGCCCACTGCAAAGGGGCCCTCTTCGCCAATCCCTGCTTCACCCAGATTCATCCCACCTGCATTCCTAGTGGCGATGTCTTCCAGAGCAAGCTGACACTGATGAGCGAAAGCCTGCGCAACGACGGGCGGGTCTGGCTGCCCAAAAACCCGGACGAGACACGATCTCCCGATGCGATTCCTGAAGAGGAGCGCGACTACTTCTTGGAGAGGCTTTATCCCACCTACGGCAACATGACGCCGCGGGACGTCGCCTCCAGGCGAGCCAGGGAGCTTTGCAACGCCGGGCGTGGCGTCGGCCCGGGGGGGCGATCGGTCTACCTCGACCTCACCGATGCCATCAAAGCCGAAGGTCGCGGCGCCATTGCTGCGCGCTACGGCAACTTGATGACGATGTACGAGCGGATCAGCGGCGACGACCCCTACAGCAAGCCGATGCGGATCTATCCCGCCCCCCACTACACAATGGGCGGCCTCTGGGTCGACTACCACCTGATGAGTTCGGTCCCAGGCCTCTTTGTGCTCGGGGAAGCGAACTACTCCGAGCATGGCGCCAACCGACTCGGGGCCAGCGCCTTGATGCAAGGGCTTGCCGATGGCTACTTCATCGCGCCGTCCACGGTCACGGCCTGGCTGGCGAGCACACCGGCCGAGGATCTCTCCACCGACCACCCGGCCTGCCGCGAGGCCCTGGAGAGCACACACACCCGGATCAGCCAATTGCTCAACAACAAGGGCAACACCCCGGTGGACAGCTTCCATCGCGAGCTAGGAAGCGTGATGATCGACCGCTGCGGCATCAGCCGCCATGCCAATGGCCTGCAGGAGGGGCTGCAGCAGGTGCGATCCCTGGAACAGCGCTTCGACACTGAAGTGCGGGTGCCCGGCGACGCCAGCGGTCCCAATGCCGAGCTGGAGAAAGCTCTGCGGGTTAAAGACTTCTTCGGGCTTGCCCAATTGATGCTGCGGGATGCCCTAGCCCGAGAGGAGTCTTGCGGCGCCCACTTCCGCGAGGAACACCAGAGTGAAGATGGTGAAGCTCGTCGCGACGATGCCAACTTCGCCCACATCGCGGCCTGGGAGCACAACACAGACGGAGAGCCGATCCGCCACAGCGAACCGCTGCAGTTCACCACGTTGCAACCCAGCACCCGGAGCTACAAATGA